A portion of the Punica granatum isolate Tunisia-2019 chromosome 7, ASM765513v2, whole genome shotgun sequence genome contains these proteins:
- the LOC116214741 gene encoding transcription factor ICE1-like — MVLGPNGVVWMDGVPEDDDAISWARNPAAGEEVDPDPKQDDISMSMSMSFRSMLDSEAAANWYFNPQPPPPHQQPLHDLSAGLHQQPPPDLHSLAFLDSSSSACSPTQPPFLGFDLGPDASLHFLPPFDPPNLLPNPNPNPAAAAPPELGPGLLGFFEGLDGPSSLNPPLFFNRPKVLRPLEVLPQMGAQPTLFQKRAAKLGISGGPDFGEFDNKRKRVKEDVGEIVGDDVVSGFNYDSDEGTDQIMSGACGKIAIGGGDSSGKNETSVGNNSTVTVGGDQKGKKKGLPAKNLMAERRRRKKLNDRLYMLRSVVPKISKMDRASILGDAIDYLKELLQRINDLHNELESTPPGTLPPTTNFHPLTPTPPTLPCRVKEELGPSSLQSPKGQPARVEVRVREGRAVNIHMFCARRPGLLLSTMRALDNLGLDIQQAVISCFNGFALDVFRAEQCREGQDVLPEQIKAVLLDSAGFQNMM; from the exons ATGGTGCTGGGTCCCAACGGCGTCGTTTGGATGGACGGCGTCCCGGAGGATGACGACGCCATCTCGTGGGCCCGGAATCCTGCCGCCGGCGAGGAGGTGGACCCGGACCCCAAGCAGGATGACATCTCAATGTCCATGTCCATGTCCTTCAGGTCCATGCTGGACTCCGAAGCCGCCGCCAACTGGTACTTCAACCCCCAGCCCCCGCCGCCGCACCAGCAGCCGCTCCATGACCTCTCCGCCGGCCTTCACCAGCAGCCCCCGCCGGACCTCCACAGCCTCGCCTTCCTCGACTCTTCCTCCTCTGCCTGCTCCCCTACCCAGCCCCCATTCCTCGGCTTCGACTTAGGCCCTGACGCTTCCCTCCATTTCCTCCCCCCTTTCGACCCCCCCAACCTCCTCCCCAACCCCAACCCTAACCCCGCCGCCGCCGCTCCTCCCGAGCTGGGTCCGGGCCTGCTCGGGTTCTTCGAGGGCTTGGACGGGCCCTCGAGCCTGAACCCTCCACTGTTCTTCAACCGCCCCAAGGTTCTGCGCCCGCTGGAGGTGTTGCCCCAAATGGGGGCGCAGCCCACCCTGTTCCAGAAGCGGGCTGCGAAGCTTGGCATCTCCGGAGGTCCCGATTTCGGGGAATTCGACAACAAGAGGAAGCGGGTCAAGGAGGACGTCGGGGAGATTGTTGGGGACGACGTAGTATCGGGATTCAATTACGACTCTGATGAGGGGACCGATCAAATTATGAGCGGCGCCTGCGGCAAGATTGCCATTGGAGGTGGGGATAGCAGCGGGAAGAACGAGACTTCGGTGGGGAATAACAGTACGGTGACGGTGGGGGGAGACCAGAAGGGCAAGAAGAAGGGCCTGCCAGCGAAGAATCTCATGGCGGAGCGGCGGCGGAGGAAGAAGCTCAACGACCGGCTTTACATGCTCCGGTCTGTGGTTCCGAAGATCAGCAAG ATGGACCGAGCTTCGATCCTGGGGGATGCAATTGACTACCTGAAGGAGCTTCTGCAGAGGATCAATGACCTCCACAACGAGCTGGAGTCGACCCCGCCTGGAACTCTGCCCCCTACGACGAACTTCCATCCATTGACTCCCACCCCTCCGACTCTCCCTTGCCGCGTGAAGGAAGAGCTGGGCCCAAGCTCGTTGCAAAGCCCCAAAGGCCAACCTGCAAGG GTTGAAGTGAGGGTGAGGGAAGGAAGGGCGGTGAACATCCACATGTTTTGTGCGAGGAGACCAGGCCTCCTGCTCTCCACCATGAGGGCTCTCGACAACCTTGGACTGGACATTCAGCAGGCTGTCATTAGCTGTTTCAACGGGTTCGCCTTGGATGTTTTCAGAGCTGAG CAATGTAGGGAAGGCCAAGACGTCCTCCCGGAGCAAATCAAGGCAGTGCTGCTTGATTCAGCCGGCTTTCAAAATATGATGTGA